From one Macaca nemestrina isolate mMacNem1 chromosome 5, mMacNem.hap1, whole genome shotgun sequence genomic stretch:
- the LOC105483795 gene encoding small ribosomal subunit protein eS12, with protein sequence MAEEGIAAGGVMDVNTALQEVLKTALIHDGLARGIREAAKALDKRQAHLCVLASNCDEPMYVKLVEALCAEHQINLIKVDDNKKLGEWVGLCKIDREGKPRKVVGCSCVVVKDYGKESQAKDVIEEYFKCKK encoded by the exons ATGGCCGAGGAAGG CATTGCTGCTGGAGGTGTAATGGACGTTAATACTGCTTTACAAGAGGTGCTGAAGACCGCCCTCATCCACGATGGCCTAGCACGTGGAATTCGCGAAGCTGCCAAAGCCTTAGACAA GCGCCAGGCCCATCTTTGTGTGCTTGCATCCAACTGTGATGAGCCTATGTATGTCAAGTTGGTGGAGGCCCTTTGTGCTGAACATCAGATCAACCTAATTAAG GTTGATGACAACAAGAAACTAGGAGAATGGGTAGGCCTCTGTAAAATTGACAGAGAGGGGAAACCCCGTAAAGTGGTTGGTTGCAGTTGTGTAGTAGTTAAG gactatGGAAAGGAGTCTCAGGCCAAGGATGTTATCGAAGAGTACTTCAAAtgcaagaaatga
- the LOC139363131 gene encoding cytochrome c oxidase subunit 5B, mitochondrial has translation MASRLLRGAGALAAQALRARGPSGVAAVRSMASGGGIPTDDEQATGLEREVMLAARKGLDPYNILPPKGASGTKEDPNLVPSITNKRIVGCICEEDNTSVVWFWLHEGEAQRCPRCGAHYKLVPHRLAH, from the coding sequence ATGGCTTCAAGGTTACTTCGCGGAGCTGGAGCGCTGGCCGCGCAGGCCCTGAGGGCTCGCGGCCCCAGTGGCGTGGCTGCGGTGCGCTCCATGGCATCTGGAGGTGGTATTCCCACCGATGACGAGCAGGCGACTGGGTTGGAGAGGGAGGTCATGCTGGCTGCAAGGAAGGGACTGGACCCATACAATATACTGCCCCCAAAGGGAGCTTCAGGCACCAAGGAAGACCCTAATTTAGTTCCCTCCATCACCAACAAGAGAATAGTGGGCTGCATCTGTGAAGAGGACAACACCAGCGTCGTCTGGTTTTGGCTGCATGAAGGCGAAGCCCAGCGATGCCCCCGCTGTGGAGCCCATTACAAGCTGGTGCCCCACCGGCTGGCACACTGA